The following coding sequences lie in one Synechococcus sp. PCC 7336 genomic window:
- a CDS encoding pentapeptide repeat-containing protein, giving the protein MKLYLPITLAVIAIFGVTFSIPHIHTTLTRWHRLSKLEGTDLSDRYLSYLDLRGGDFRGNNLQGVDLFGANLKGANLSGANLTDALLGLAVLNEADLSGADIKSGQLFSAIFISANLSGARLNGATLSNAKLNAANLTAANLSHANLSHANLSHANLSHANLSHANLSHANLSNVDFTSANFTDADLRLAILSNANLNDVNLSGARLEGVNLENIQYNANTDWPEGFDPPPSRDSYDRDP; this is encoded by the coding sequence ATGAAACTATATCTTCCCATTACTCTTGCAGTCATCGCTATATTTGGGGTGACATTCTCGATCCCACACATTCATACAACGCTGACTAGATGGCATCGTTTATCGAAGCTTGAGGGGACCGACCTTAGCGATCGCTACCTCAGTTATTTAGATCTCAGAGGAGGAGATTTCCGTGGGAATAACTTGCAAGGCGTCGATCTATTCGGAGCAAACCTCAAAGGGGCTAATTTATCTGGTGCTAACCTCACTGACGCTCTGCTTGGACTTGCAGTACTAAACGAAGCCGATCTCAGTGGTGCTGACATAAAGTCTGGCCAGCTTTTTTCTGCAATCTTTATCTCGGCTAACCTCAGTGGAGCTAGGCTAAACGGTGCCACTCTCTCCAACGCGAAGCTCAACGCTGCCAATCTTACTGCTGCCAATCTCAGTCATGCCAATCTCAGTCATGCCAATCTCAGTCATGCCAATCTCAGTCATGCCAATCTCAGTCATGCCAATCTCAGTCATGCCAATCTCAGCAATGTTGATTTCACCAGTGCTAATTTCACTGATGCCGATTTGAGGCTTGCTATACTTTCGAATGCCAATTTGAATGATGTAAACCTTAGTGGAGCCAGACTTGAGGGTGTCAATCTTGAAAATATTCAGTACAACGCTAATACGGACTGGCCAGAAGGTTTCGATCCACCTCCTTCCAGAGATAGCTACGATCGCGATCCATAA
- the rfbC gene encoding dTDP-4-dehydrorhamnose 3,5-epimerase, with protein MKVTPCQIPDVIAIEPRVFGDRRGFFYESFNQQVFADRVSPEVQFVQDNHSRSKQWILRGLHYQIQQVQGKLVRAVAGEIFDVAVDIRRSSPSFGQWVGDRLSAENKRQLWVPPGFAHGFLVLSEVAEVLYKTTDFYAPAQERSIRWDDPELAIDWPLNAGVEPVLSEKDLAAPAFRDAEVFE; from the coding sequence ATGAAGGTCACTCCCTGCCAGATTCCCGATGTGATTGCCATCGAGCCGCGCGTGTTTGGCGATCGCCGGGGGTTCTTTTACGAAAGTTTCAACCAACAGGTCTTTGCCGATCGCGTCTCGCCCGAGGTTCAGTTCGTACAGGACAACCATTCCCGCTCCAAACAATGGATTCTGCGGGGACTGCACTATCAAATTCAACAGGTGCAGGGCAAGTTGGTGCGCGCGGTGGCAGGGGAAATTTTTGATGTAGCCGTAGACATTCGCCGCAGCTCTCCCAGCTTCGGGCAGTGGGTAGGAGACCGCTTGAGTGCCGAAAACAAGCGTCAATTGTGGGTGCCGCCTGGGTTTGCCCACGGGTTTTTGGTGCTGTCCGAAGTGGCGGAGGTGCTCTATAAAACCACGGATTTTTACGCCCCTGCACAGGAACGCAGTATTCGCTGGGACGATCCCGAGCTGGCGATCGACTGGCCCCTCAATGCTGGGGTCGAGCCGGTGCTCTCCGAGAAAGACTTAGCAGCACCCGCCTTTCGCGATGCCGAGGTGTTTGAGTAA
- the rfbD gene encoding dTDP-4-dehydrorhamnose reductase encodes MRILLLGSNGQVGRELQQPLAALGTVTCWGRQQLDLTQVETIRPAIEQLRPDAIVNAAAYTAVDRAESELAVAQTVNGEAPGQLALAAAAVGATLVHLSTDYVFAGDRGSPYLETDPTGPLGAYGQTKWAGEEAIRQHCDRHCILRTAWVYGAKGQSNFVKTMLRLGQSREELRVVADQVGSPTWAKDIAEAIAACLPKLGPDTYGTYHYTNSGVASWYDLAVAIFEEARAIDHGPLQIRRVEPIATADYPTPARRPSYSVLATAKIARLLGQAPPHWRASLRQMLQEYLT; translated from the coding sequence ATGCGCATTTTGCTGTTGGGCAGTAACGGTCAGGTGGGCCGAGAACTGCAACAGCCCTTGGCTGCTTTAGGGACTGTCACTTGCTGGGGGCGACAGCAACTGGATTTAACTCAGGTAGAGACGATTCGACCGGCCATCGAGCAGCTACGGCCAGATGCGATCGTCAATGCCGCAGCCTATACGGCGGTCGATCGGGCTGAAAGCGAGCTGGCTGTGGCCCAAACTGTGAATGGCGAAGCTCCGGGACAACTGGCGCTAGCCGCGGCGGCAGTGGGAGCGACACTGGTGCATCTATCTACCGACTACGTCTTTGCTGGCGATCGCGGCAGCCCCTATCTCGAAACCGACCCGACGGGGCCATTAGGAGCTTACGGACAGACGAAATGGGCGGGAGAGGAGGCGATACGCCAGCACTGCGATCGCCATTGCATCCTCCGCACTGCTTGGGTGTATGGGGCCAAAGGGCAGAGTAACTTTGTCAAAACCATGTTGCGGTTGGGTCAGAGTCGGGAGGAGTTGAGGGTCGTTGCAGACCAGGTGGGTAGTCCGACGTGGGCCAAAGATATTGCTGAGGCGATCGCCGCTTGCCTGCCTAAACTCGGTCCCGACACCTACGGCACCTACCACTACACCAACAGCGGCGTCGCCAGTTGGTACGATCTGGCAGTTGCGATCTTTGAGGAAGCGCGCGCGATCGACCATGGTCCCTTGCAAATCCGGCGGGTAGAACCGATCGCCACGGCCGATTATCCCACCCCTGCCCGCCGTCCGTCCTACTCAGTTTTGGCAACGGCCAAGATTGCCCGACTCTTGGGCCAAGCCCCCCCCCACTGGCGAGCTAGCTTGAGACAAATGTTACAAGAGTACCTGACATGA
- the rfbB gene encoding dTDP-glucose 4,6-dehydratase — MEISPDNNKRTARHILITGGAGFIGSNFVRHWCDRYPGDRVVVLDALTYAGNRANLDGLDIRFVQGDIGDRPLVDRLLAEADIDTVAHFAAESHVDRSILGPAAFVQTNVVGTFTLLEAFRQWWEAKGRPAGDRFLHVSTDEVYGSLGPDDPAFRETTAYAPNSPYSASKAGSDHLVRAYFHTYGLPTLITHCSNNYGPYHFPEKLIPLFCINILLGKPLPVYGDGQNVRDWLYVKDHCSALDTAIRAGKPGETYNIGGHNEVANIDLVTTLCDLMDRLAPVLPIRPARNLIQYVKDRPGHDRRYAIDATKIRTELGWEPSVTWQVGLEQTVQWYLENSDWWQPLLSEEYRRYYQTWYAERATAT; from the coding sequence GTGGAAATCAGTCCCGACAACAACAAACGGACCGCTCGGCACATTTTGATCACCGGCGGGGCCGGGTTTATCGGGTCCAATTTTGTCCGCCATTGGTGCGATCGCTATCCCGGCGATCGCGTTGTGGTGCTCGACGCCCTCACCTACGCAGGCAATCGTGCCAATTTGGACGGGCTAGATATTCGCTTTGTGCAGGGAGATATTGGCGATCGCCCACTGGTCGATCGCCTCCTCGCCGAAGCAGACATCGATACTGTGGCCCATTTTGCCGCCGAATCTCATGTCGATCGCTCCATTTTGGGACCGGCGGCTTTCGTGCAGACCAACGTAGTCGGTACCTTCACACTCTTAGAAGCCTTCCGGCAGTGGTGGGAAGCAAAAGGCCGACCTGCAGGCGATCGGTTTTTGCACGTTTCCACTGACGAGGTGTACGGCAGCTTGGGACCAGACGATCCCGCCTTTCGCGAAACCACTGCCTACGCCCCCAACAGCCCCTATTCTGCCTCCAAAGCAGGTAGCGACCACCTGGTGCGAGCCTACTTCCACACCTACGGCCTACCGACTCTGATCACCCATTGCTCCAATAACTACGGCCCCTATCACTTCCCCGAGAAACTGATTCCCCTGTTTTGCATCAATATTCTGTTAGGTAAGCCGTTGCCGGTGTATGGCGACGGTCAAAATGTGCGGGATTGGCTCTACGTCAAGGATCACTGCAGCGCTCTCGACACTGCGATTCGTGCCGGGAAGCCAGGGGAGACTTATAACATTGGCGGTCACAACGAGGTCGCAAACATCGATTTGGTGACAACATTGTGCGATTTGATGGATCGGCTGGCTCCCGTCCTGCCCATTCGTCCGGCGAGAAACCTGATTCAGTACGTCAAGGATCGACCCGGCCACGATCGCCGTTATGCGATCGACGCCACTAAAATTCGGACAGAGTTGGGCTGGGAGCCATCGGTGACGTGGCAGGTGGGATTGGAGCAGACGGTGCAGTGGTATTTAGAGAATTCTGATTGGTGGCAGCCGCTGCTGTCTGAAGAATATCGGCGCTATTACCAAACTTGGTATGCCGAAAGGGCAACAGCGACTTAA
- a CDS encoding DUF1815 family protein, translating into MFTRLAQQNRHFVRDLIMSLQALAIVLERRGYMASCYTCGNDSESASFMVSLQDGHLIRFLVSECATSWTEMRDDRELMKLEGGEAIEQLQELADLVKESTIASEATEVVRV; encoded by the coding sequence ATGTTTACTAGACTCGCCCAACAAAACCGTCATTTCGTTCGCGATTTGATTATGAGCTTGCAGGCATTAGCCATTGTTCTAGAACGGCGGGGGTATATGGCATCTTGCTACACCTGCGGGAATGATTCCGAAAGTGCCTCGTTTATGGTGAGCCTGCAAGACGGTCACCTGATCCGGTTCTTGGTATCTGAATGTGCCACTAGCTGGACGGAAATGCGCGACGATCGCGAATTGATGAAATTGGAAGGGGGCGAAGCGATCGAGCAACTGCAGGAGTTGGCCGATCTGGTCAAAGAGTCGACGATCGCCTCTGAAGCAACCGAGGTCGTAAGGGTTTAG
- a CDS encoding GTP-binding protein, whose amino-acid sequence MPEWASLQDDLNFQRAKQSLRQLVVSLDLSDREKAGLERDLDDLEEFSTKLENNILQIAAFGRVGTGKSSLLNALAGRSIFQTGPIHGVTQHHQIVDWQVSREPVTGDRPMRSTFSSTAIVRVSPPPIGGVQLQLIDTPGIDEVDGEERAELARQVARQAELILFVISGDMTRVEFEALAQLREANKPILLVFNKVDRFPDADRQTVYDKIRNDRVKQLLSPDEVVMAASAPRIAKPVVNRDGTLSAKLVDGPPQVEQLKLKILNILHREGRSLMALNTLLFADEINEQIVQRKLEIRGEYADRLVWNAARIKAAAVALNPVTILDTIGGAVVDVVLILKLSQLYGIPMTRAGATKLLRTIALSMGSIGAGEMLATLGLGSLKSLFGGAASVTGGLSLGAYASVAVTQAGVAGVSSYAIGKAAKYYLARGASWGPQGPKSAISQILDSIDDASIVARIKSDLKGRLELDAQAD is encoded by the coding sequence ATGCCTGAGTGGGCTTCACTGCAGGACGATCTCAATTTTCAACGGGCGAAACAGAGCCTGCGCCAGTTAGTGGTTTCGCTGGATTTAAGCGATCGCGAAAAAGCTGGACTAGAGCGAGATCTGGACGATCTGGAAGAGTTTTCGACCAAGTTAGAAAACAACATCTTACAGATTGCAGCGTTTGGGCGCGTGGGAACGGGTAAGTCTTCGTTGCTGAATGCTTTAGCAGGCCGATCGATCTTCCAAACAGGCCCCATCCACGGAGTAACTCAGCACCATCAGATCGTCGATTGGCAAGTTAGCCGGGAACCGGTGACAGGCGATCGCCCCATGCGTTCGACCTTCAGCAGTACAGCCATCGTCCGGGTCAGTCCCCCTCCAATTGGCGGGGTGCAACTGCAATTGATCGACACCCCCGGCATCGATGAAGTGGATGGGGAGGAGCGGGCTGAGTTAGCCCGCCAAGTCGCCCGCCAAGCAGAACTGATCCTGTTTGTGATTTCGGGCGACATGACGCGGGTGGAGTTTGAGGCGCTGGCACAATTGCGAGAAGCCAATAAGCCCATCTTGTTGGTGTTCAACAAGGTAGATCGATTCCCCGACGCCGATCGACAGACAGTCTACGACAAAATTCGCAACGATCGCGTCAAGCAATTGCTTTCCCCCGATGAAGTGGTTATGGCAGCTTCTGCACCGCGCATCGCTAAACCGGTCGTCAACCGAGATGGCACCCTCAGCGCCAAATTGGTGGACGGACCGCCACAGGTGGAGCAACTCAAGCTCAAGATTTTGAATATTTTGCATCGAGAAGGGCGATCGCTGATGGCCCTCAATACCTTGCTATTTGCCGACGAGATCAACGAACAGATCGTGCAGCGCAAACTCGAAATTCGCGGCGAATATGCCGATCGCTTAGTGTGGAATGCCGCTCGCATTAAGGCTGCCGCCGTCGCCCTCAATCCCGTCACCATTCTCGACACGATTGGCGGTGCCGTGGTGGATGTAGTGCTGATTCTCAAACTGTCGCAGCTCTACGGCATTCCCATGACCCGCGCGGGAGCCACGAAGCTGTTGCGCACTATTGCTTTGAGTATGGGCAGCATCGGTGCGGGGGAAATGTTGGCCACCCTCGGGTTGGGATCGCTCAAATCGTTATTTGGGGGGGCCGCTTCTGTGACCGGCGGCCTCTCGCTAGGAGCCTATGCCTCTGTTGCTGTGACTCAGGCGGGGGTCGCTGGTGTCTCCTCTTATGCCATCGGCAAAGCAGCCAAATACTATCTCGCGCGCGGCGCATCGTGGGGACCACAAGGCCCGAAATCTGCTATCTCCCAAATTTTAGACAGCATTGACGATGCCTCAATTGTGGCCCGCATTAAATCCGACCTGAAGGGACGATTGGAGCTGGATGCTCAGGCGGATTGA
- a CDS encoding calcium-binding protein: MPQLANDTFSVDLRGEDDFSSIFDVTVVRVTDVGIFDEVSGDPINSMTFSLVGGFFPFTSLQINGPANSNNTIDASGVTGANFSDGEGRIILTSQNGDDTLIGSTSVITFLSGFTGNNTLINGIVSTALVGDIIISENEIRAIDPFGNESVNTIENILTLQLTSIGAEVELIDVRGFVSSGLLFEEASPEGFAIALEIDALSGNSETIFGLDDDTLLFDFIVAGAGNDVVFAAAGNDVIDGGAGDDRIDGGTGNDLIFDPSGLNFLNGGIGDDNILGGSDSNTIIGGLGFDFLQGGIGNDVIRVGELDSSLELDPEAERNEVLALSGDDLVFGGIGNDTINAGLGNDRVFGEGGNDQILLSIFTDVALLDEFSEGFGGLGNDTILGGDGIELIRGQGDNDLLDGGIGRDSLFGGSGNDTLVGFDRDAILSAGSGNDFIIDDFDAADRIEGGLGEDTLSIVGDFESYTLTRDTLDRTLNGEVLTTSFSGIENIELQGFNNNNSITFDVREFARELALVGGLEDDDFIVSGRGNTTVFGLTGEDTLTNEINQDRILDNFQIQVGNNNLITHNSIERFELIGGGNGNVLDASDFSLTGVILSGLGGQDTLSGGSQDDLLIGGSNIDTVKRIGTGDVVVSNTTFQVGDVSDVDVDDLQEIPSDIALTEIDEKDTLSSIERLDIQVEGSVGAIIDVTEFNLGNSGLTGGNGGDLLISNAGRDTLIGGGGDDTLSGGALNDEFIGGAGTDRLIEKADVNFEVLSVVNFATSDPSSAGLNETILFGLGTDSLSGLEELYLNGGASSNRINVASFDGVSFLRGFGGNDTLVGTNGGADTIQGGNDDDFLGGRDGDDELDGGDGIDVIIGSRGADNITGGMGDDRLFGASDRTTQVSDFLDEANSGVVLIEQLDTIMFFNIGGGGDRQAINTIAGEEGDDIVVGGGGDDVLFGDFVIFDLSDSSSDTIGNDTLFGGNGKDSIYGGLGDDSIFGEQGNDTIFAGNGLNTAFGGRGDDLLFGGDQTDDLFGGSGSDMLFGGGGNDRLVADTVDDFLFPGGNDILNGGAGNDMLEALGVNFTESSRQGRDILTGGADRDEFILRATTSVSGSFYDGQEVAVITDFTIGEDTVVLTQGRQSDFRLTEAILDGGRPYLALTYQRSFSGVGIFPGFEFPVGLDLGEVVIAFFDGLDSQSGLDLASNQFRFGD; the protein is encoded by the coding sequence ATGCCTCAATTAGCTAACGACACCTTTTCTGTAGATCTGAGAGGTGAAGACGACTTTAGTTCCATATTTGATGTCACAGTAGTACGAGTTACAGATGTCGGGATCTTTGATGAGGTTTCAGGCGATCCTATTAATAGTATGACTTTCTCGTTGGTAGGTGGTTTTTTCCCTTTTACAAGTCTTCAAATTAATGGTCCAGCTAACAGCAATAATACTATTGATGCTTCTGGGGTCACAGGAGCTAATTTCTCTGATGGTGAGGGCCGTATCATCCTCACAAGCCAAAACGGCGATGACACCTTAATCGGCTCTACATCAGTCATCACATTCTTGAGTGGTTTTACAGGAAACAATACCTTAATTAACGGTATAGTTTCTACGGCATTAGTTGGTGACATTATCATTAGTGAGAATGAGATACGAGCTATCGATCCATTTGGCAATGAATCTGTAAATACCATCGAAAATATATTAACTCTTCAACTTACTTCGATAGGAGCTGAAGTTGAATTGATTGATGTTAGAGGGTTTGTGTCCAGTGGTCTACTTTTTGAAGAGGCTTCACCGGAAGGTTTCGCTATAGCCTTAGAGATTGATGCTCTTTCGGGTAATAGTGAAACTATTTTTGGCCTGGATGATGATACACTACTCTTCGATTTTATTGTTGCAGGTGCAGGAAATGACGTTGTCTTTGCTGCCGCAGGAAATGACGTTATTGATGGGGGTGCTGGCGACGATCGCATAGATGGCGGGACCGGAAATGACCTCATATTCGATCCTAGTGGACTCAACTTCCTTAATGGAGGTATTGGTGATGACAACATTCTTGGAGGTAGTGATAGCAATACGATTATTGGCGGATTGGGGTTTGACTTTCTACAAGGGGGTATCGGCAATGATGTCATCCGTGTTGGAGAACTCGACTCATCTCTAGAGCTAGATCCTGAGGCCGAAAGGAACGAGGTATTGGCCTTATCAGGTGATGACTTGGTATTTGGGGGAATAGGGAACGACACCATTAATGCTGGGTTGGGTAACGATCGAGTCTTTGGTGAAGGTGGTAACGACCAAATCCTCCTTAGTATCTTTACTGATGTAGCTTTGCTCGACGAATTTTCCGAAGGATTTGGGGGCTTAGGAAACGATACGATCCTGGGCGGGGACGGTATTGAGCTGATACGAGGGCAAGGTGATAACGATCTGCTTGATGGGGGTATCGGAAGAGATTCCCTGTTTGGCGGCTCGGGAAACGATACTCTGGTGGGATTCGATCGCGATGCCATCTTGAGTGCTGGAAGTGGCAATGATTTTATCATTGATGACTTCGATGCCGCCGACCGTATTGAGGGTGGATTAGGGGAAGATACACTCTCAATTGTTGGAGATTTTGAAAGCTATACTTTGACCAGAGATACCCTCGATCGGACATTAAATGGCGAAGTCCTGACAACTAGTTTCTCTGGTATTGAAAATATAGAACTGCAAGGGTTTAACAATAATAATAGTATTACTTTTGATGTTCGAGAGTTTGCGCGAGAACTTGCTTTAGTTGGAGGTCTTGAAGATGATGATTTTATCGTTTCTGGTAGAGGAAACACTACAGTCTTCGGTTTGACTGGAGAGGATACACTTACGAATGAAATCAACCAAGATCGAATCCTAGATAATTTTCAAATCCAAGTCGGGAACAACAACTTAATTACCCATAATAGCATCGAGCGCTTCGAGCTTATTGGAGGAGGAAATGGAAATGTGCTGGATGCATCTGACTTTAGCCTGACAGGGGTAATTTTGAGTGGTCTAGGCGGACAAGATACTCTTTCTGGTGGCTCGCAGGATGATTTGCTGATTGGTGGTTCGAATATCGATACTGTAAAACGGATAGGCACTGGTGATGTAGTTGTTAGCAATACAACTTTTCAAGTTGGTGATGTCTCCGATGTTGATGTTGATGACCTTCAGGAGATTCCTAGCGATATTGCTCTGACTGAAATTGATGAGAAAGATACTCTATCCAGTATTGAAAGACTCGATATTCAGGTCGAAGGAAGTGTTGGCGCAATTATCGATGTAACTGAGTTTAATCTTGGCAATTCAGGGCTTACAGGCGGAAATGGTGGAGATCTATTGATCTCGAACGCAGGGCGAGACACCCTCATTGGAGGTGGTGGCGATGACACGCTTTCGGGAGGTGCTCTCAACGACGAATTCATTGGTGGAGCAGGTACAGATCGCCTAATTGAGAAAGCTGATGTAAACTTCGAAGTTCTTAGTGTCGTTAACTTTGCTACTAGCGATCCAAGCTCTGCAGGATTGAATGAAACAATATTGTTTGGCTTGGGTACAGATAGCCTGAGCGGACTTGAAGAATTATATCTAAACGGTGGAGCAAGTAGTAATCGAATTAATGTCGCAAGTTTTGATGGGGTTTCGTTTTTGAGAGGGTTTGGTGGTAACGACACCCTAGTTGGAACTAATGGAGGAGCGGATACGATTCAGGGTGGAAATGATGATGATTTTTTGGGTGGAAGAGACGGCGATGATGAATTAGACGGTGGGGATGGCATCGATGTAATTATTGGCAGTAGAGGAGCCGATAATATTACTGGAGGAATGGGTGACGATCGCTTGTTTGGTGCCAGCGATCGAACTACTCAAGTTTCAGATTTTCTTGATGAAGCCAATTCTGGAGTAGTATTGATTGAGCAGCTTGATACCATAATGTTTTTCAATATAGGAGGTGGCGGCGATCGTCAAGCAATTAATACAATTGCAGGAGAAGAAGGTGACGATATTGTTGTTGGTGGAGGAGGTGACGATGTACTGTTTGGTGATTTTGTAATTTTTGACTTAAGTGATTCTTCCTCAGATACGATAGGTAATGACACTTTGTTCGGTGGTAATGGTAAAGATTCGATATACGGTGGTTTGGGCGATGACTCAATTTTTGGAGAGCAAGGAAATGACACTATATTTGCAGGAAACGGTCTAAATACTGCATTCGGAGGCAGAGGTGACGATCTCTTATTTGGCGGCGACCAGACAGATGACCTTTTTGGAGGATCTGGTTCGGATATGCTATTCGGTGGAGGAGGTAATGACAGACTGGTGGCAGATACTGTCGATGACTTTTTGTTTCCCGGTGGAAACGACATTCTCAACGGTGGTGCCGGCAATGACATGCTTGAAGCTTTGGGTGTTAACTTTACAGAATCATCTCGGCAAGGGCGAGACATCCTTACAGGTGGTGCCGACCGAGATGAATTTATACTTCGTGCAACGACTTCAGTCTCTGGAAGTTTCTACGATGGCCAAGAAGTTGCTGTGATTACAGACTTCACGATAGGAGAAGATACTGTTGTCTTGACACAAGGTCGTCAGTCTGACTTCAGGTTGACAGAGGCGATTCTTGATGGAGGGAGACCTTATCTGGCACTCACCTACCAGAGATCCTTTTCAGGAGTCGGTATCTTTCCGGGTTTCGAATTTCCTGTAGGACTCGATCTGGGAGAAGTTGTTATTGCATTCTTTGATGGCTTAGATTCACAATCTGGCTTGGATTTAGCTAGCAATCAGTTTAGATTTGGAGATTAA
- a CDS encoding glucose-1-phosphate thymidylyltransferase, protein MKALILSGGKGTRLRPLTHTGAKQLVPVANKPILWYGIESIVAAGITDIGIILNPETGDEIQAKTGDGDRFGARITYIIQDSPDGLAHAVKVAQPFLGEDPFVMYLGDNLIQDRLDEFLDVFKGQQLDGVILLKQVPNPTAFGVAEVDARGRVLQLVEKPPVPPSDLALVGVYFFSPAIHEAIAQIQPSTRGELEITDAIQQLIRTDRAVEARQLQGWWLDTGKKDDLLAANRIILDTQLEADIAIAVEEGSQVLGRVRIGEGSVLRNSTVRGPAAIGRNCHLENCFIGPYSSIGDGVTLIDADIEHSVILEQAKIEGIDQRIVDSLIGERSHLKLAPNRPKALRFALGKDSQVELV, encoded by the coding sequence ATGAAAGCACTGATTCTCTCGGGCGGTAAAGGGACTCGATTGCGCCCCCTCACCCACACGGGGGCCAAGCAGCTAGTCCCCGTCGCCAACAAGCCCATCCTCTGGTATGGGATTGAAAGTATTGTGGCAGCAGGTATTACCGATATCGGCATTATTCTCAATCCCGAGACGGGGGACGAGATCCAAGCAAAGACGGGGGATGGCGATCGCTTCGGGGCTCGCATTACCTACATCATTCAAGACAGCCCCGATGGCTTGGCCCATGCCGTGAAGGTGGCCCAACCGTTTCTGGGTGAAGATCCCTTTGTCATGTATTTGGGGGACAACCTAATTCAAGATCGCTTGGACGAATTCCTCGATGTCTTTAAAGGGCAGCAATTGGATGGGGTCATTCTACTCAAGCAAGTACCCAACCCCACTGCGTTTGGGGTGGCGGAGGTGGATGCACGGGGGCGAGTGCTGCAACTGGTGGAAAAACCGCCAGTCCCCCCGTCCGATTTAGCCTTGGTGGGGGTCTACTTTTTCTCCCCTGCCATTCACGAGGCGATCGCCCAAATTCAACCCTCAACTCGCGGCGAGTTGGAGATTACCGACGCCATTCAGCAATTGATTCGCACGGATCGAGCGGTGGAAGCGCGGCAACTGCAAGGGTGGTGGCTGGATACCGGTAAGAAGGACGATTTGCTGGCCGCCAACCGCATTATCTTGGATACGCAGTTGGAAGCCGATATTGCGATCGCGGTGGAGGAGGGCAGTCAGGTGTTGGGCCGCGTCCGCATTGGCGAGGGCTCGGTGCTTCGCAACAGTACGGTGCGGGGGCCGGCGGCGATCGGTCGCAACTGCCACTTGGAAAACTGTTTTATCGGTCCCTATAGCAGTATTGGGGATGGGGTCACGCTCATCGATGCAGATATCGAGCACAGCGTGATTTTGGAACAGGCCAAGATTGAAGGGATCGACCAACGCATTGTGGATAGCCTCATTGGCGAGCGATCGCATTTAAAACTCGCCCCCAACCGCCCTAAAGCCCTAAGATTTGCCTTGGGGAAAGATTCCCAAGTCGAATTGGTGTGA